A genomic window from Oceanobacillus timonensis includes:
- a CDS encoding cupin domain-containing protein produces MDIQLDLVEEGWTFDWHEHPYFEFIYCKSGHLQQWIDDQSYELTGGSSILVCAYKKHKTIALESSEYLCFHFDIDIFGIYSLFNQVKNPLIEKDQAIDDHPFLLIG; encoded by the coding sequence ATGGACATACAGCTAGATTTAGTCGAAGAAGGATGGACTTTCGATTGGCATGAACATCCTTATTTTGAATTTATCTACTGCAAATCTGGTCATCTGCAGCAATGGATTGATGATCAATCATACGAATTAACTGGAGGCAGTTCTATCCTCGTTTGCGCATATAAAAAACATAAAACTATCGCACTGGAATCATCGGAGTATTTATGTTTTCATTTCGATATTGATATATTTGGCATTTATTCGTTATTTAACCAAGTTAAAAATCCATTAATTGAAAAAGACCAAGCCATAGATGATCATCCTTTTTTACTAATTGGTTAA
- a CDS encoding DeoR/GlpR family DNA-binding transcription regulator, protein MINIKSKRIAALQEYITLKQRASYDELVDKFAVSKNTIRNDVQELCKTGDIMKVHGGAAVNQSTEEKQSNGDITKPLTSFTYRQTKNQSSKQRIAEQAANYIQDGDIIFIDTGTTVLELIEYIQDKQITIVTNNIDFILRTMPYENLAVYSLGGALNRRTQSFTTIQAQEILKNYNINKAFLAATAISIKNGVTSSIPIEGELKSYIAEQIEQKFLLVDHQKFDKVALTTYCNLNQLDYLITDQSPGQTYIDYCKNYNVNLVIANQNEGV, encoded by the coding sequence GTGATCAACATCAAATCGAAGCGTATCGCCGCATTACAAGAATATATTACGCTTAAACAAAGAGCTTCTTATGATGAACTCGTTGATAAATTTGCAGTTTCTAAAAATACTATCCGTAATGATGTGCAAGAGTTGTGCAAGACTGGTGACATTATGAAAGTTCATGGTGGAGCAGCTGTTAATCAATCTACTGAAGAAAAACAGTCCAACGGAGATATCACCAAGCCTTTAACCTCCTTTACTTACAGACAAACAAAAAATCAATCTAGTAAACAAAGGATTGCGGAACAGGCTGCCAACTATATTCAAGATGGCGATATTATCTTCATCGATACGGGAACCACCGTATTAGAGCTCATTGAATATATTCAGGACAAGCAAATTACGATTGTAACCAATAATATTGACTTTATCCTGAGAACCATGCCTTATGAAAATCTCGCTGTTTATAGCCTGGGAGGCGCGCTTAATCGAAGAACGCAGTCCTTTACCACGATTCAAGCGCAGGAAATTCTAAAGAATTACAATATAAACAAAGCATTTTTAGCTGCTACTGCTATTTCTATCAAAAATGGTGTAACGAGTTCAATTCCTATAGAAGGTGAATTAAAATCTTATATAGCGGAACAAATTGAACAGAAGTTTTTGTTAGTTGATCATCAAAAATTCGATAAAGTTGCTTTAACTACGTATTGCAATCTGAACCAGCTAGATTATCTGATTACAGATCAGTCTCCTGGTCAAACGTATATCGATTATTGTAAGAATTATAATGTCAATCTTGTTATCGCAAATCAAAACGAAGGAGTGTAG
- a CDS encoding MFS transporter, protein MTFTIYGVLSVVAVFFIWKFVPETKGKTLEELENIWVEKKSDKKSEL, encoded by the coding sequence ATGACTTTTACGATTTATGGAGTGCTCAGCGTGGTTGCCGTATTCTTTATCTGGAAGTTTGTACCGGAGACAAAAGGAAAGACGTTGGAAGAGTTAGAGAATATTTGGGTTGAGAAAAAGTCTGATAAAAAATCAGAGTTGTAG
- a CDS encoding FAD-dependent oxidoreductase translates to MKEITEPAKQTPVFAEADICILGGGCTGVFAAIRAARLGAKVIIVEKQNSFGGVATSALVNIWHSVYNTTFDKQIIAGLTQETVERLKRRNAVRTVKKNYNSGFVLNTEELKIELDEMVKEENVGPFLHTFYVGPYMEQDMLKGVIVENKSGRGVILASMFIDATGDGDLCHDLEIPYKESEHKQPPTTNAKINGWSSIDGVDINELFLKHGKEFGFPEGSNWGEYIPGAKDLYMLSGTRVYNANCVDGRSLTNSEIEGRRQVRAYMDLIRKYCSNQSISLASLPSNIGIRETRHVQCKYQLNENDVLYGKQFDDAIANGSYRIDIHHDNKPGITYRYLNGEEVYTRPGYPVEVSHWRGPLEKEPTYYQIPYRSLVPEKYPNVLVAGRILDVDYNAYAGVRVMVNMNQTGEAAGVAAYLALHSNRSVQNMEISKLRKVLAQGGSIII, encoded by the coding sequence ATGAAGGAAATAACAGAACCAGCTAAGCAAACCCCTGTTTTTGCAGAAGCAGATATATGTATTCTTGGAGGAGGCTGTACGGGGGTTTTTGCAGCCATACGTGCTGCTCGGCTTGGGGCAAAAGTTATTATTGTAGAAAAACAAAATTCATTTGGTGGTGTGGCCACTTCAGCTTTGGTGAATATTTGGCATAGCGTGTATAATACAACATTTGATAAACAAATCATAGCTGGACTCACGCAAGAAACAGTTGAACGTTTGAAGAGAAGAAATGCAGTTCGCACTGTTAAAAAGAACTATAACTCTGGATTTGTTTTAAATACGGAGGAACTCAAAATTGAATTGGATGAGATGGTGAAAGAAGAGAATGTGGGCCCTTTTTTGCATACATTTTACGTCGGACCCTATATGGAGCAGGATATGCTGAAAGGCGTAATCGTTGAAAATAAATCTGGGAGAGGGGTTATACTCGCTTCTATGTTCATAGATGCGACAGGTGATGGCGATTTGTGTCACGACCTGGAGATCCCGTATAAAGAATCAGAACATAAACAACCACCCACCACTAACGCCAAAATAAATGGGTGGTCTTCTATAGATGGGGTGGATATAAATGAATTGTTTTTAAAGCATGGAAAAGAATTTGGTTTTCCCGAGGGTTCTAACTGGGGTGAATATATACCAGGAGCAAAGGATCTTTATATGCTTTCCGGAACAAGGGTTTATAATGCAAATTGTGTAGATGGGCGTTCTCTAACGAATAGTGAAATAGAAGGTCGACGTCAAGTAAGGGCATATATGGACCTTATTCGAAAATATTGTTCAAATCAAAGTATTTCTTTGGCTTCTCTCCCTTCGAATATAGGAATACGAGAAACTCGTCATGTACAGTGTAAGTATCAGTTAAATGAAAATGATGTATTATATGGTAAACAATTTGATGACGCAATAGCGAATGGCAGCTATCGTATCGATATCCACCATGATAATAAACCAGGCATTACTTATCGTTATTTAAATGGAGAGGAAGTATACACACGCCCGGGTTATCCGGTAGAAGTCAGCCATTGGCGTGGTCCATTAGAAAAAGAACCAACTTATTATCAAATACCATACCGTTCACTTGTTCCAGAGAAATATCCCAATGTGTTAGTTGCAGGTAGAATACTGGATGTGGATTATAATGCCTACGCCGGGGTCCGAGTGATGGTGAACATGAATCAGACTGGTGAAGCCGCAGGAGTTGCGGCTTATCTCGCACTTCATTCTAATAGATCAGTGCAAAATATGGAGATATCAAAGTTACGAAAGGTTCTGGCACAAGGTGGTTCAATCATAATTTAA
- a CDS encoding solute:sodium symporter family transporter yields MNLFSIISFVMVLVLIYFYAYYRTRKIDKKDSEGYFLGGRSLIGTTVGMTIIMTNLSTEQLVGQNGQAYVAGMEVMAWEVTAAVAIVMLGWVFLPKYFKYGINTISDFIEIRYDTFTKRIVSILFIFTYIVSFMPVVLYSGALIFNDLFGIEQYLGVSRITAVIIISTVIGLVGVTYLFVGGLSLIAHSDSLYGIGLLLGGLTITVLGLIALGENSFFAGLDNFLTSHPEKLNAWGALDSQIVPWPTLFLGMLFNNLYFWCTNQMIVQKALAAKNLKEAQKGAMIVGVFKISGMFFLVIPGVIAYNMFGDGMQMDLAYPALVAEVLPNWASGLFGAVVFGAIMSSFVGSLSATVTLFSLDFYKPVINKQATNRQIAKAGRVLTIVIGAIVVLVAPLISLFPQGLYAVIQEFNGLYSMPLLAIILVGFYSKKTSAAGAKITLIFHIIVYALSKLVIPDVHYLYVWSVLFLVDLAILYFYSQRKPSQEDFQFDKYQNKVDITPWKHVRWVGILILVVVVTSYVVFSPLVLAR; encoded by the coding sequence TTGAATTTATTTAGCATTATCAGTTTTGTTATGGTACTGGTGTTAATCTATTTCTATGCTTATTATCGTACTAGAAAGATAGATAAAAAAGATTCAGAGGGGTACTTTTTAGGTGGGCGTTCCCTTATTGGAACAACAGTTGGTATGACGATTATTATGACTAACCTATCAACAGAGCAACTAGTAGGGCAAAATGGTCAAGCTTATGTAGCTGGCATGGAAGTAATGGCTTGGGAAGTAACTGCTGCCGTTGCAATCGTTATGCTAGGTTGGGTTTTTTTGCCTAAATATTTCAAGTATGGTATCAATACTATTTCTGATTTTATTGAAATAAGGTACGATACATTCACTAAAAGAATTGTATCTATTTTGTTTATATTTACTTACATTGTCAGTTTTATGCCAGTAGTTCTATACTCTGGAGCACTGATTTTTAATGATTTATTTGGAATTGAGCAATATTTAGGTGTCAGCAGAATAACAGCTGTAATTATCATCTCAACAGTTATTGGTTTAGTTGGTGTAACCTATTTGTTTGTTGGAGGACTCTCACTTATTGCTCATAGTGATTCGCTATACGGTATTGGTTTACTTCTTGGCGGATTGACAATTACAGTGTTAGGTTTGATTGCACTCGGAGAGAATAGCTTTTTCGCTGGTTTGGATAACTTTTTAACAAGTCATCCAGAAAAATTAAATGCTTGGGGGGCACTAGACTCGCAAATTGTACCGTGGCCCACATTATTTTTAGGAATGTTATTCAATAACTTGTATTTCTGGTGTACAAACCAAATGATTGTACAAAAAGCTTTAGCTGCAAAAAACTTAAAAGAAGCACAAAAAGGTGCCATGATTGTTGGGGTCTTTAAAATTTCCGGCATGTTTTTCTTAGTTATTCCAGGAGTTATCGCATACAATATGTTTGGTGATGGTATGCAAATGGACCTTGCTTACCCTGCATTAGTAGCAGAAGTATTACCTAACTGGGCTTCAGGTCTGTTTGGAGCAGTAGTATTTGGAGCAATTATGAGTTCTTTTGTCGGATCATTAAGTGCCACCGTTACTTTATTCAGCTTAGACTTTTATAAACCGGTTATCAATAAGCAAGCAACCAACCGTCAAATTGCAAAGGCAGGAAGAGTTTTAACGATTGTCATTGGTGCTATTGTTGTTCTTGTTGCACCGTTAATCTCTTTATTCCCGCAAGGATTATATGCAGTTATACAAGAGTTTAATGGATTGTATAGTATGCCGCTTTTAGCAATTATCCTAGTAGGCTTCTATTCTAAAAAGACCTCAGCTGCTGGTGCGAAAATTACATTAATCTTTCATATTATTGTGTATGCACTGTCTAAGTTAGTTATTCCAGATGTTCATTATCTATATGTTTGGAGTGTCCTGTTTCTAGTAGATTTAGCTATTCTATATTTCTATAGCCAAAGGAAACCATCTCAGGAAGATTTCCAATTCGACAAATATCAAAACAAAGTAGATATTACTCCTTGGAAACATGTTAGATGGGTTGGTATTCTAATTCTAGTGGTTGTTGTAACATCCTATGTTGTCTTTTCACCACTTGTATTGGCTAGATAA
- a CDS encoding Gfo/Idh/MocA family oxidoreductase, translated as MKTLKIGVAGLGRLGLIHAENIYNLKGVELTAVSNLDEEVNNQVKEKYKVPNVYTNYEEMLEQTELDAVCIVTPSGFHTEHIRLALKKNLHIFCEKPIGLEVEDIKQMIDEIEKSDNIFHLGFMRRFDDDYLYAKEMIDSGQIGEISLIRSYSIDPIQGLDSFVNFARQSPSGGLFLDMSVHDIDVIRWLTKSEVSTVWATGTNKAAPELDELNELELGTVTMKLDNNVTALLVAGRTASHGYHVETEIIGTNGMLRIAASPEKNKVAVFNEHGAVRPSSQHFPERFAGAYINELKNFVHCIRENQQPEVTAVDGLRGTEVALACQESFDENKLVDIQY; from the coding sequence ATGAAAACGCTTAAAATTGGTGTTGCAGGTTTAGGTAGACTAGGCCTGATTCATGCAGAAAATATCTATAATCTAAAAGGAGTCGAATTGACAGCGGTTTCTAATTTAGATGAGGAAGTAAATAACCAGGTAAAGGAAAAATATAAGGTACCAAATGTTTACACAAATTATGAGGAGATGTTGGAACAGACGGAATTGGATGCTGTTTGTATCGTTACACCATCCGGATTCCATACAGAGCACATTCGTTTAGCGCTGAAGAAGAACTTGCATATTTTTTGTGAAAAGCCAATTGGTTTAGAAGTAGAAGATATCAAACAAATGATAGACGAAATTGAGAAGAGTGACAACATTTTTCATTTAGGATTTATGAGAAGATTTGATGATGATTATTTATATGCGAAAGAAATGATAGATAGCGGACAAATTGGAGAGATTTCGTTGATTCGTTCCTACAGTATTGACCCAATCCAGGGGTTAGACAGCTTTGTCAACTTTGCTAGGCAGAGTCCAAGCGGTGGTTTGTTCCTTGATATGAGTGTCCATGATATTGATGTTATCAGGTGGTTGACAAAATCTGAGGTTTCAACTGTTTGGGCAACTGGAACAAATAAAGCTGCACCGGAATTGGATGAACTGAATGAACTGGAATTAGGCACAGTTACCATGAAATTGGACAATAATGTAACCGCTTTGCTAGTTGCTGGACGCACAGCTTCACATGGTTACCACGTAGAAACAGAAATTATCGGAACGAATGGAATGCTAAGAATTGCTGCATCTCCTGAAAAAAATAAAGTAGCTGTATTTAATGAACATGGGGCAGTACGCCCGTCTTCTCAACATTTTCCTGAACGATTTGCAGGAGCTTATATAAATGAATTGAAAAACTTTGTCCACTGCATTCGTGAAAATCAACAACCGGAAGTGACTGCTGTTGATGGTTTACGTGGTACCGAAGTAGCGTTAGCATGCCAAGAATCATTTGATGAAAATAAGCTAGTTGATATTCAATATTAA
- a CDS encoding helix-turn-helix transcriptional regulator, whose product MNSGIQILHLHARILECISLLASYFEKSEGIQVAKLTPSEIDLATKALKYLDEHFLRPIRMEELAQHMNFHRSYISTIFKKAYGLSPTEYLTKVRVREASKMLTESEESIEEISIKLNFNSAAHFSNTFKSIYRVTPSAYRKKYRYVNR is encoded by the coding sequence ATGAATTCCGGCATTCAAATTTTGCATCTACATGCCAGAATATTGGAATGTATTAGTCTATTGGCCTCTTATTTCGAGAAGAGCGAAGGAATTCAAGTCGCCAAGTTAACTCCATCTGAAATTGATTTAGCAACAAAAGCATTAAAATATTTAGATGAACATTTCTTGAGACCGATTCGAATGGAAGAATTAGCGCAGCATATGAATTTTCACCGATCATATATCAGTACCATCTTTAAAAAAGCTTATGGTCTATCACCAACAGAATATCTCACAAAAGTGAGGGTGCGAGAGGCAAGTAAAATGTTGACCGAGTCAGAAGAAAGTATAGAGGAAATCAGTATCAAACTCAATTTTAATTCTGCGGCTCATTTTAGCAATACGTTTAAATCGATTTATAGAGTTACTCCATCTGCTTATCGGAAAAAGTATCGGTATGTGAATAGATGA
- a CDS encoding FAD-dependent oxidoreductase: protein MFDLKSETKTFDVVVCGGGLAGICAAISSARNGANTVIVQDRPVFGGNSSSEIRVTTHGSAAFHYYARETGVISELLIEERARNHEEINENGWTNSVWDMTIYDMAMSTPNLEFFLNTTVQGVNKKDDRTIDSVVCHILNAEVELTLKGKVFIDCTGDGIVADRAGCEWRLGEEAREEFNEPHAPEQASKNVLGSSLHFKAVDMGKPVPFKAPDWIKHYEDASFFYNQGRPLEHTGHKENDRYRAGYWWLEIGVPWDTIYENEDIRHELTRHTLGVWDWIKNKDPELKEVAKNYALEWIGQVPGKRESRRIMGRYLMTEHDPLNKKVFEDEVAFGGWNVDLHTPGGLLAPSSEPGAMEGYKVDTKFQRKTLCGPYGIPLNMMISKDVNNLMMAGRNVSATHAALGTVRVMGTTAIMGQGVGTAAAQSVKLGVHPPKVADNHIDIVKQQLLRDGCFLLNTKNEDENDLARKAKVTASSEATSVGVGPNTQGVHEGLRFWKTQHQGEESDRLKKRRGQWIATGNDKVDTISVCLTNHSNETEKLQAKVYSVEDIWDYSLNGVAQLAETTLELPPGNNQWISWDVQLNTSNGLPVEGYIRLDLFENENVEWHRAGKIEPGQVCSFDIGERMRRYDHGITMSYKVEPEQNCYEAKNVLSGYTRPYRSTNLWRSDEKAPEAPWIELSWDNIEAISQIEITFPGNILREYHSYESFYRDSQCAKDYSISLWVDGEWREVLRVTDNYQRQRKHQLNQTVSTDRLRLTIHATNGDPSAAVYEIRCY from the coding sequence GTGTTTGATTTGAAATCGGAAACTAAAACGTTTGATGTAGTTGTATGTGGTGGAGGTTTAGCTGGTATTTGCGCTGCTATTTCTTCAGCAAGAAATGGTGCAAATACAGTGATTGTTCAAGATCGTCCTGTTTTTGGAGGGAACAGTTCTTCAGAGATTAGAGTGACAACACATGGTTCCGCTGCCTTTCATTATTACGCAAGAGAAACGGGAGTAATTTCTGAACTATTAATAGAAGAAAGAGCTCGAAACCATGAGGAGATAAACGAAAATGGCTGGACCAATAGTGTGTGGGATATGACTATTTATGATATGGCAATGAGTACACCTAATTTAGAATTCTTTTTAAATACAACAGTTCAAGGCGTAAATAAAAAAGATGACCGTACAATAGATAGTGTTGTCTGTCATATCCTTAATGCCGAGGTCGAGCTAACTCTTAAGGGGAAGGTATTTATTGATTGCACAGGTGACGGCATTGTGGCTGACAGAGCTGGATGTGAATGGAGATTAGGAGAAGAAGCTCGTGAGGAGTTTAATGAACCACATGCACCTGAACAAGCGAGTAAAAATGTACTAGGAAGCTCTCTCCATTTTAAGGCAGTGGATATGGGAAAACCTGTCCCATTTAAAGCTCCTGACTGGATTAAACATTATGAAGATGCTAGTTTCTTCTATAATCAAGGAAGACCTTTAGAACATACTGGTCATAAGGAAAATGACCGGTATCGTGCTGGATATTGGTGGTTGGAAATTGGTGTACCATGGGATACTATTTATGAAAATGAAGATATTCGACATGAGTTAACCAGACACACGCTGGGTGTTTGGGACTGGATTAAAAATAAAGATCCTGAATTAAAAGAAGTAGCTAAAAATTATGCACTGGAATGGATTGGTCAGGTACCTGGTAAAAGAGAGAGCCGAAGAATCATGGGGAGATATTTAATGACAGAACATGATCCCCTTAATAAAAAAGTATTTGAAGACGAAGTTGCGTTTGGTGGCTGGAATGTTGATTTACACACTCCAGGTGGATTATTAGCACCTTCAAGTGAACCAGGTGCGATGGAAGGATATAAAGTAGATACTAAGTTCCAAAGAAAAACACTTTGTGGACCATATGGGATTCCTTTAAACATGATGATATCAAAGGATGTAAACAATTTAATGATGGCTGGTCGAAACGTAAGTGCCACACATGCAGCGCTAGGAACTGTTAGGGTGATGGGTACTACAGCCATCATGGGTCAAGGAGTCGGTACTGCAGCAGCACAATCCGTTAAACTCGGTGTACATCCACCTAAAGTAGCTGACAACCATATTGATATAGTCAAACAACAACTTCTTAGGGATGGTTGCTTTTTATTAAATACAAAAAATGAGGATGAAAATGATTTAGCTAGAAAAGCAAAAGTAACGGCAAGTAGTGAAGCAACTAGTGTTGGCGTCGGTCCTAATACACAGGGGGTTCACGAAGGACTAAGGTTTTGGAAGACACAACACCAAGGTGAAGAATCTGATCGTTTAAAAAAACGTAGAGGTCAATGGATAGCGACTGGTAATGATAAAGTTGACACTATATCCGTATGTTTGACAAATCATTCAAATGAAACAGAAAAATTGCAAGCGAAGGTATATTCTGTAGAGGATATATGGGATTATTCATTAAACGGTGTTGCGCAATTAGCTGAAACAACGTTAGAGTTGCCACCTGGAAACAATCAATGGATTTCATGGGATGTACAGCTAAATACTTCCAATGGTTTGCCTGTTGAGGGCTATATTCGACTAGATTTATTTGAAAATGAAAATGTGGAATGGCATAGGGCAGGTAAAATTGAACCTGGTCAAGTATGTTCCTTTGATATTGGCGAACGGATGAGAAGATATGATCATGGAATTACTATGAGTTATAAAGTTGAACCAGAGCAAAACTGTTACGAAGCAAAAAATGTGCTTAGCGGCTATACAAGACCATATCGTTCCACAAATTTATGGCGTTCAGATGAAAAAGCCCCTGAGGCACCTTGGATTGAATTATCATGGGACAATATAGAAGCTATTTCACAAATTGAAATCACATTTCCTGGTAACATCTTGCGTGAGTATCACTCCTACGAGTCGTTTTATCGTGATTCGCAATGTGCCAAAGACTACAGTATAAGTCTTTGGGTTGATGGAGAGTGGAGAGAAGTATTACGAGTGACTGATAACTATCAACGTCAACGCAAACATCAATTAAATCAAACAGTTAGCACCGATCGTCTAAGACTAACCATTCATGCAACTAATGGAGATCCTTCTGCAGCAGTCTATGAAATTAGATGTTACTAA
- a CDS encoding LacI family DNA-binding transcriptional regulator: MKTIKDIAKELGLSVSTVSRSLNDKPDVKKETRQKVLEEMKRLNYTPNANARSLIQKKSNMVGLMLSDITDPFFSEVALGVEEILSKSGYQLIYGNTFLEVKKEKDFLKSLLERKIDGIIMKPSNLNEELLNTINQLKIPIVFLRSLSENEQELNISSIDVNHYQATYNAVEYLIKLGHTNIGFIGMTKESREEEDRFEGYLDCLKHYNIDLLDQNITIPGSKILDGRYGMKTLLEKNPNITAVFAANDLLAIGALDWLKKKNYIVPNDISVIGFENLEISRLHIINLTTVDLPRKEMGKQAAEMLLDMLSSETINKKEVKLDTQLIVRNSSGKNQK, from the coding sequence ATGAAAACAATTAAAGATATCGCAAAAGAGCTTGGATTATCCGTGTCAACAGTATCTAGGTCACTCAATGATAAACCAGACGTAAAAAAGGAAACAAGACAAAAAGTCTTAGAAGAAATGAAAAGGCTTAACTACACACCTAACGCTAATGCACGAAGTTTAATCCAAAAGAAATCTAATATGGTAGGGCTTATGCTATCTGATATTACAGATCCTTTCTTTTCGGAAGTAGCACTGGGAGTTGAAGAAATTTTATCAAAAAGTGGGTATCAACTAATTTACGGGAATACCTTTTTGGAAGTAAAAAAAGAAAAAGATTTTCTTAAAAGTTTATTAGAAAGAAAAATTGATGGAATTATAATGAAACCTAGTAACCTTAATGAGGAATTATTAAACACAATCAACCAATTAAAAATACCAATCGTCTTTTTAAGAAGTCTGAGTGAAAATGAACAAGAGCTTAATATATCTTCCATTGACGTAAACCATTATCAAGCAACATATAACGCAGTTGAATACCTTATCAAATTAGGTCATACCAATATTGGATTTATAGGAATGACGAAAGAATCAAGGGAAGAGGAAGATAGGTTTGAAGGATATTTAGATTGTTTGAAACATTATAATATCGACCTTTTAGACCAAAATATTACCATTCCTGGTTCCAAAATCTTGGATGGTAGATATGGTATGAAAACTCTCCTGGAAAAAAATCCGAATATTACAGCAGTTTTCGCTGCAAATGATCTTTTAGCTATTGGCGCTTTGGATTGGTTAAAGAAAAAAAACTATATCGTTCCAAATGACATATCTGTTATCGGTTTTGAGAACTTAGAGATTTCAAGGCTGCACATTATTAATTTAACAACGGTCGATTTGCCGAGAAAAGAAATGGGGAAACAAGCCGCAGAAATGTTACTGGATATGTTATCATCTGAAACTATTAATAAAAAGGAAGTTAAGTTAGATACTCAACTAATTGTCAGAAACTCAAGTGGTAAAAACCAAAAATGA
- a CDS encoding tautomerase family protein has translation MPLIKVDLIKGRGPEEIKQILDVAHQVVLEAFHVPDGDRYQVVTQHEPFEMIMKDTGLGFERSDNVILFTVISTQRTDKMKKDFYHLLTERLEQQCQIEPKDVMITFVTNGAGEWSFGYGKAQFLNGEL, from the coding sequence ATGCCCCTAATCAAAGTTGATTTAATCAAAGGTCGAGGACCGGAGGAAATCAAACAAATTTTGGATGTAGCGCATCAAGTTGTTTTGGAAGCGTTTCATGTTCCTGATGGTGATCGTTATCAAGTCGTGACACAGCATGAACCCTTTGAAATGATTATGAAGGATACCGGTCTCGGCTTTGAAAGAAGCGATAACGTCATCCTTTTTACCGTTATCAGCACACAGCGGACGGATAAGATGAAAAAAGACTTTTATCATCTTTTAACAGAAAGATTAGAGCAGCAATGTCAGATTGAGCCAAAGGATGTCATGATAACCTTTGTCACAAATGGCGCCGGAGAATGGAGCTTTGGGTATGGTAAAGCTCAATTTTTAAACGGAGAACTATAG